In Oryzias latipes chromosome 10, ASM223467v1, the genomic window TTAATTTATGCTCCTCTTGTTTTTCTCTATCGAGGGAAGTGTGAAGAACCATTTCGATGTACTTTGTTCCATCAGAGCGAGACACAGTATTTAGTTTAAAGTGATCAGAAGGGCTGAGTTTATATGTCTGAACTGCGTTTTGAGCCACATCTGGATCTCTGGCGCTTTCCAGAGAATATCGAGCTCCTGGCAAAGCAGACTCGCTTACCTGGAAATTGTATTCCCTTTCTGAAAAAATAGGAACATTATCATTAATGTCTGTAATCTCGACGTCTATTCTGTGGAGCTCCATTGGATTTTCAAGAATTATTTGGAAATGAAGAGAGCAGGGAGACAGTTGCTGGCAGAGCTCCTCTCTGTCTATTTTTTTAGCCACCACCAAGGTTCCTTTTTCTACATTTAGACCGACGTACTCACTGCCGTCTTCAGTAAAAATTCTTGCTCGACCAGATCGGAGACGTTTTAAATCCAAGCCTAGATCCCTAATGACGTTCCCGACAACCGAGCCTGTAGCCATCTCTTCGGGTATTGAATATCGGATTTGAGCGACAGCCATTTGCACAAAGACGAACGAGAGAAGAAGCGGCCACGATGAAAACATGGTTTGGCCAGTATAGAAAATCCAAACCAACGTTGGAACGCGATCAAAAAGAATTTAAGGGAATTAAATTCGAATGTGTGTTGAATATCCGACTGAAACGCAATCCCGAGTTCAGGACTGCGGGCTGGGCAGCCGTCTTTGTCAGGCAAAATGTGATTGAAAAAATAGAGGGGAGGTGTTCAGATAGCATAGCCTTATTCTTAACACTAACCAACAGCGGCACTTAGagacttaaaaataaactgcaaaacTAAAATGGACTCactgttaaaattaaaaacgCCATGAGAAAATAGAAAGAAAGATGGATGTTTGCATTTCATGGGATTAAGTTTTTTCATACCTGATTTTCTTGAAGTTTCTCTCCACTGACAAGATATTAAAAAATAGATCTATTTTGAGTTcgattttcttttcattttcatcctaggttgtaaaatgttacttcatataataaaataatttaaaaaaactaaaactgtattatttttactgtaatatattcaaattttatttagaaacatAACTGAAAGTTCGACAAATTTAAATCAAACCCTTGTAGTgaaattttacattaaaattgaTTTACAGGGTCTCAGCGTTGTCCATGGTGCTGACTTACTATCATTGAAAAGGATAGGAATACAAATTAAAGGCACAGCAAAATATATAAAGTTGAACTCAAATGTAAGATAACACACCTCCAAAGGAGAATCTGGTTCATCCAGGATGCTCTTCTCACTCTGCAGCCTCTGCATGGTTCCTGTAGAACTGGGGTCCATTATCAGCACGTTCTGACTCCCAGCTCTGCCGAACTTACAGTCACTCTTTCTGGAGTCAGTGGTCCTGCACACCTCGTAATTGTACGTGTGTGGCAGAGTCCCTGTACCCAAAGTGTCTGAGTAACGTGGAGGATAATATGGAATCACTGGGAGGCTGGAGTGGTACAAGATGCGAGACTGTCTCCATCTGTAGATTTTGACGGAGATGATGACCACTAAACACGTGATGAAGAGGAAAGAAACCACAGCCAGAGCCAGCACTAAGTAAAAAGTCAGGTTGTCATTGTAATCCTTGTCGTGTGGAAAGTCAGTGAACTCCGACAGCACTTCAGGGAAGCTGTCCGCCACCGCCACGTTCACAATGACTGTAGCTGAACGAGAGGGCTGCCCGTTGTCCTCCACGATCACAGTCAGTCTTTGTTTGAGCAAATCTTTCTCCGTCACTTGGCGGACAGTTCGGATTTCTCCATTCTGTGAGCCCACTTCAAACAGCGCCCTGTCTGTGGCTTTCTGCAGTTTATAGGAGAGCCAGGCATTCTGTCCAGAGTCCACATCAACAGCCACCACTTTAGTCACCAGGTAGCCCACATCAGCTGAACGAGGCACCATTTCAGCCACCACAGAGCCAGCAGTCTGGACCGGATACAGAACCTGAGGGGGGTTATCGTTCTGGTCCTGGATCTGGATTTTCACTGTCACGTTGCTGCTGAGTGGAGGAGAGCCTCCGTCCTGCGCTTTGACGCAGAAGCGGAAGTCTTTGATCTGCTCGTAGTCAAAAGAGCGCACTGCGTGGATGACTCCACTGTCAGCACTGACGGACACATATGAGGAGACTGGCACTCCGTTCACAGAGGAGTCCTCCAGTATGTAAGAAACACGCGCATTCTGCTTCCAGTCAGCGTCTGTGGCTTTCACGGTGAAAATAGACACACCTGgtgtgttgttttctacaaTGTAGGCCTCATATGAGCTCCTCTCAAAGACAGGTGCATTGTCATTCACATCAGAGATCTGTAAGGTGAGAGTGACGCTGCTGGAGAGGGAGGGGACTCCTTCATCAGAGCAGGTCACTGTGATGTTATACTGTGACGCTGTTTCTCTGTCTAATTCACTGTCTGTCATCAGACTATAAAAATCTCCCGTAGAAGACTTCATCACAAAAGGAATATCATTATTAATAGCACACTGGATCTTTCCGTTTTCTTCCGAATCAGCATCCTCCACATTTATCATAGTAACAACGGTCCCAAGTTTAGCATTCTCTGAAATAATGTTTGACTTTGACATAATATGAATGTTTGGTTTATTATCATTCATGTCAATGACGTCAATCAGCACTTTACAAGAATCAGCCAATCCCCCATCATCACTTGCTCGCATGTTTATTTGAAACGATCGAGCTCGTTCATAGTCAACATTTCCCGTAAGCCTTATTTCACCGCTGTCACTGTTTATTTCGAATAAACCACGCGCATTGTCCAACACACTGGAAAAAGAGTAGGCTATCTTCCCGTTAGATCCCTCGTCTGAGTCTGTAGCAGTCACTGTTGTTACAACAGTTCCTGCGGGGGAATTTTCTTTAATTGCAGCTTTATAAATTGGCTGTAAAAACACAGGAGCGTTGTCATTGGCATCTAACACATAAATTGTTATCAGCATTGTCCCCGTCATCTGCGGCTCTCCTCCATCTACCGCCGTCAGAACCAAAGACAGCTGCTCGTATTTTTCTCTGTCAAGCGGTTTCTCTAAAACCATTTCAAGATTTTTTGTTCCGTCTGATTGATCATTAAATCTGACCAAAAAATTCTCAGTAGGTTCCAGTTTATAGGATAACAGACAATTCACTCCTACATCAAGATCAACAGCGcgatctaaaataaaatttgctCCTCGGACGGTGGACTCGtgaattttaaatttgatcTCTTTCTTTTCAAAGGAAGGAGGGTTATCATTTATATCTGTTATCTCTACAGTTACACTGTAGAATTCCATAGGATTTTCTAAGATTATCTGAAAATGCAGAGCACAGGGTGTCGTTTGAACACAAAGCGCCTCCCTGTCTATCTTATTCTTGATGACGAGGACTCCTCTTTCTTTGTTCAGCTCAACATATTCGTCACTATCTCGTGTAAAAACCCGAGCATTTCCCGACTTAATTCTTTTTACATCTATCCCAAAATCTTTAGCAACGTTACCGATCACAGAACCTTTAGGCATTTCCTCCGGAATGGTGTAGCTGAGCTGTCCGAGGACCGAACTGAAGGAGAGGACGAAGAAAAACAGCAGTCCGTGCCCCTTCATTGTTCTATGCGAGGCTttttcaaatgagaaaaaatacgGATATTTTCCAGTTATTTATATTCCACAATCCACGCATCAACTGTGGTAAGAGTAAACAAGTTTAGATAAAAATAAAGTGCTTTAAAATCCCGAGTTTCGAGTTCCAGACATTGCGGTTTTCCTGTGCGTCTTCCATGATCTAAACTAAAAGCATGAAGGGAGCTACAAGACTTGTTGGTACGTTTGAAATAAACTGGCCAACAGCGGCACTCAGAGCTCATGAGGTAGAAGTGTAAATGGTTATAAAAGAAAGGCTATTACAATCTGAACGAAAATTAAgatatttttatcatttaaatacaGTAGAAGTCATTCAAAATAATATAGCCCGAagtctgcaaagaaaaaaaaatacaagtttagTAAAGTTTGCGCTTAAGACCACATGTAAAAGATAAAACATATTGTTTTGTTATCTGAATAAAATTGGGAGAAAAGAGAGAGAAGTGGCTGCGGTCACTGTTCGTGGTGCTGAAAGTAAGAATTAAAAAGGTTTACATTCTAACCTCCAGAGGAGAATCTGGTTCATCCAGGATGCTCTTCTCACTCTGCAGCCTCTGCATGGTTCCTGTAGAACTGGGGTCCATTATCAGCACGTTCTGACTCCCAGCTCTGCCGAACTTACAGTCACTCTTTCTGGAGTCAGTGGTCCTGCACACCTCGTAATTGTACGTGTGTGGCAGAGTCCCTGTGCCCAAAGTGTCTGAGTAACGTGGAGGAAAATATGGAATCACTGGGAGGCTGGAGTGGTACAGGATGCGAGACTGTCTCCATCTGTAGATTTTGACGGAGATGATGACCACTAAACACGTGATGAAGAGGAAAGAAACCACAGCCAGAGCCAGCACTAAGTAAAAAGTCAGGTTGTCATTGTAGTCCTTGTCGTGTGGAAAGTCAGTGAACTCTGACAGCACTTCAGGGAAGCTGTCCGCCACCGCCACGTTCACAATGACTGTAGCTGAACGAGAGGGCTGCCCGTTGTCCTCCACGATCACAGTCAGTCTTTGTTTGAGCAAATCTTTCTCCGTCACTTGGCGGACAGTTCTGATTTCTCCATTCTGTGAGCCCACTTCAAACAGCGCCCTGTCTGTGGCTTTCTGCAGTTTATAGGAGAGCCAGGCATTCTGTCCAGAGTCCACATCAACAGCCACCACTTTAGTCACCAGGTAGCCCACATCAGCTGAACGAGGCACCATTTCAGCCACCACAGAGCCAGCAGTCTGGACCGGATACAGAACCTGAGGCGGGTTATCGTTCTGGTCCTGGATCTGGATTTTCACTGTCACGTTGCTGCTGAGTGGAGGAGAGCCTCCGTCCTGCGCTTTGACGCAGAAGCGGAAGTCTTTGATCTGCTCGTAGTCAAAAGAGCGCACTGCGTGGATGACTCCACTGTCAGCACTGACGGACACATATGAGGAGACTGGCACTCCGTTCACAGAGGAGTCCTCCAGTATGTAAGAAACACGCGCATTCTGCTTCCAGTCAGCGTCTGTGGCTTTCACGGTGAAAATAGACACACCTGgtgtgttgttttctacaaTGTAGGCCTCATATGAGCTCATCTCAAAGACAGGTGCGTTGTCATTCACATCAGAGATCTGTAAGGTGAGAGTGACGCTGCTGGAGAGGGAGGGGACTCCTTCATCAGAGCAGGTCACTGTGATGTTATACTCTGATGCTGTTTCTCTGTCTAATTCACTGTCTGTTTGTAAACTAAAAAAGTTGTTTGatgttaattttaaaataaaaggaatattATCATTTATAAAACACTGAACTTTGCCATTGTCACCTGAATCTGGGTCTTGGATGTTAATCATTGTGACAACAGTTCCTGCACTTGCGCTCTCTGAAATAACCGTTGATTTAGACATTATTTTAATAGCCGGTTCGTTGTCATTAATGTCAGTAACATCAACAATGACTTTGCAGGAATCAGTGAGTCCACCATTGTCTCTGGCACGCACATTgatttgaaagtgttttttcttttcataatctAAGCGGCCAATTAATCTAATTTCCCCGTTTTCCTCGTTAACTTCAAAAATTCGTCTGACGTCATCCAAAGCGTTTGTAAATGAGTATTCAATTTTGCCATTTAGTCCATGATCTGCATCTTCCGCTTTAACTGAGACTACAACTGAGTCTTTTAAGGCATTTTCGGCCACAGTTGCTTTGTATACCGGCTGCGTAAAAACAGGCGCATTGTCATTAACATCCAACACCGTTATCAGGATCTGCATTGTTCCTGACATTTGCGGCTCTCCTCCGTCTACAGCCGTCAGCACCAAGGGGATGAACTCGTTCCTTTCTCTGTCTAGGGCTTTTTGTAAAACCATCTCTACATTCTTTGATCCGTCAGCTTGGCTGCGCAATTTAAGGGAAAAATTATCGCTTGGCTTGAGAACATAACTCTGGACATGATTAATGCCTTCATCCAAATCAATGGCCCTTTCTAAATCGAATTTTGCCCCAACAACTGCAGATTCGCTTATTACAAATTTTATTTCGTTCTTTTCAAATGTAGGCGCATTGTCGTTAATATCTTTAATTTCTACTGTTACACTATAAAATTCCATAGGATTATCCAAAACGATCTGAAAATGCAGAGCGCATGGGGTCGTTTCACCGCACAGCACCTCTCTGTCTATCCTCTCTTTCAGAAGCAGGGCGCCTCGGTCCACATTCAGTTCGACGTAATTTCGGCTGTCTCCAGAATAAATGCGACCATTACCCGACTTCAGTCGTTTAACATCCAACCCTAAATCATGGGCAACGTTACCGATCAACGAGCCTGTTTGCATTTCCTCTGGAACCGTGTAGCTGACTTGACCGACGACGGAAGGGAGAAAAAGAACCGAAAAAAGCAGCAGCTCCTGCCGCTCTTCTCTCCGAAAAAACGTCGGCATGATTAAATAGATTCCAAAAGGCGTTGTGGATGATCAGGGATCgtaaaaacacaaagtaaaaatcttcaaaaaaatgaaaaagaataaattacaGTTATCCTCCGTCAAAGATGTTCCCAAGTGAGACAAAGCGCGTGACGTTACCCCTTCTTATCCTGAAATGGAAAGGCGTTGTTACGTTTTCAGACGGCATTTGCACTGTGCAGACAACAGCGGCCCTTtgagttcaaaataaaaaactgcaggAATACAAAGtgctaaagaggaaaaaagtaaCTGGATTTCTTATgtaatttctattttaaaaggaTGACACTAGAGGAGAAACAAGTTTGGAagcaatatatatttttacagtaagaaaaaacacaacatcaattcattcatttccttccgtttgtccctttcggggtcgcggggctgccggagcctatcccggccacttatcgGCGAAGGCAAGGGACACCCTGGagaggtcaccagtctgtcgcagcgtcacactcacacacccatgcacactcacacctacaagttggagtgaccaattaacctatgaagcatgtttttggacggtgggaggaagcaggagttcccggagagaacccacgcatgcatactccacacagaaaggtcccccattgttgttctggttcaggtccctcagccaggacttgaaccaggggccttcttgttGTGAGGCTTGCGCTAACCACGGCGCAACCGTGCcattttaatcttgtttttttaagtgttctggatttataaaaaaaatgcacaaagaaaaaatagaatgtGCGTATTTACCAAACAAGCACAAACAAATGTGTAAAATCTTGAAAATTTAATTATGTAAAAATCTAACCTCCAGAGGGGTATCTGGTTCATCCAGGATGCTCTTCTCACTCTGCAGCCTCTGCATGGTTCCTGTAGAACTGGGGTCCATTATCAGCACGTTCTGACTCCCAGCTCTGCCAAACTTACAGTCACTCTTTCTGGAGTCAGTGGTTCTGCACACCTCGTAATTGTACGTGTGTGGCAGAGTCCCTGTACCCAAAGTGTCTGAGTAACGTGGAGGATAATATGGAATCACTGGGAGGCTGGAGTGGTACAGGATGCGAGACTGTCTCCATCTGTAGATTTTGACGGAGATGATGACCACTAAACACGTGATGAAGAGGAAAGACACCACAGCCAGCGCCAGCACTAAGTAAAAAGTCAGGTTGTCGTTGTAATCCTTGTCGTGTGGAAAGTCAGTGAACTCCGACAGCACTTCAGGGAAGCTGTCCGCCACCGCCACGTTCACAATGACTGTAGCTGAACGAGAGGGCTGCCCGTTGTCCTCCACGATCACAGTCAGTCTTTGTTTGAGCAAATCTTTCTCCGTCACTTGGCGGACAGTTCGGATTTCTCCATTCTGTGAGCCCACTTCAAACAGCGCCCTGTCTGTGGCTTTCTGCAGTTTATAGGAGAGCCAGGCATTCTGTCCAGAGTCCACATCAACAGCCACCACTTTAGTCACCAGGTAGCCCACATCAGCTGAACGAGGCACCATTTCAGCCACCACAGAGCCACCAGTCTGGACCGGATACAGAACCTGAGGCGGGTTATCGTTCTGATCCTGGATCAGGATTTTCACTGTCACGTTGCTGCTGAGTGGAG contains:
- the LOC101169865 gene encoding protocadherin gamma-A10 isoform X21, yielding MKGHGLLFFFVLSFSSVLGQLSYTIPEEMPKGSVIGNVAKDFGIDVKRIKSGNARVFTRDSDEYVELNKERGVLVIKNKIDREALCVQTTPCALHFQIILENPMEFYSVTVEITDINDNPPSFEKKEIKFKIHESTVRGANFILDRAVDLDVGVNCLLSYKLEPTENFLVRFNDQSDGTKNLEMVLEKPLDREKYEQLSLVLTAVDGGEPQMTGTMLITIYVLDANDNAPVFLQPIYKAAIKENSPAGTVVTTVTATDSDEGSNGKIAYSFSSVLDNARGLFEINSDSGEIRLTGNVDYERARSFQINMRASDDGGLADSCKVLIDVIDMNDNKPNIHIMSKSNIISENAKLGTVVTMINVEDADSEENGKIQCAINNDIPFVMKSSTGDFYSLMTDSELDRETASQYNITVTCSDEGVPSLSSSVTLTLQISDVNDNAPVFERSSYEAYIVENNTPGVSIFTVKATDADWKQNARVSYILEDSSVNGVPVSSYVSVSADSGVIHAVRSFDYEQIKDFRFCVKAQDGGSPPLSSNVTVKIQIQDQNDNPPQVLYPVQTAGSVVAEMVPRSADVGYLVTKVVAVDVDSGQNAWLSYKLQKATDRALFEVGSQNGEIRTVRQVTEKDLLKQRLTVIVEDNGQPSRSATVIVNVAVADSFPEVLSEFTDFPHDKDYNDNLTFYLVLALAVVSFLFITCLVVIISVKIYRWRQSRILYHSSLPVIPYYPPRYSDTLGTGTLPHTYNYEVCRTTDSRKSDCKFGRAGSQNVLIMDPSSTGTMQRLQSEKSILDEPDSPLEQKPPNNDWRFTQGQRPGPSGATGGPEVAMGTGPWPQPPTEAEQLQALMAAANVSEATATLGPGTMGLSTRYSPQFTLQHVPDYRQNVYIPGSTATLTSNPQQQQQQATAQQAAQQALPPPQASAQSEPPKAVQTPASKKKSTKKEKK
- the LOC101169865 gene encoding protocadherin gamma-A11 isoform X19, yielding MPTFFRREERQELLLFSVLFLPSVVGQVSYTVPEEMQTGSLIGNVAHDLGLDVKRLKSGNGRIYSGDSRNYVELNVDRGALLLKERIDREVLCGETTPCALHFQIVLDNPMEFYSVTVEIKDINDNAPTFEKNEIKFVISESAVVGAKFDLERAIDLDEGINHVQSYVLKPSDNFSLKLRSQADGSKNVEMVLQKALDRERNEFIPLVLTAVDGGEPQMSGTMQILITVLDVNDNAPVFTQPVYKATVAENALKDSVVVSVKAEDADHGLNGKIEYSFTNALDDVRRIFEVNEENGEIRLIGRLDYEKKKHFQINVRARDNGGLTDSCKVIVDVTDINDNEPAIKIMSKSTVISESASAGTVVTMINIQDPDSGDNGKVQCFINDNIPFILKLTSNNFFSLQTDSELDRETASEYNITVTCSDEGVPSLSSSVTLTLQISDVNDNAPVFEMSSYEAYIVENNTPGVSIFTVKATDADWKQNARVSYILEDSSVNGVPVSSYVSVSADSGVIHAVRSFDYEQIKDFRFCVKAQDGGSPPLSSNVTVKIQIQDQNDNPPQVLYPVQTAGSVVAEMVPRSADVGYLVTKVVAVDVDSGQNAWLSYKLQKATDRALFEVGSQNGEIRTVRQVTEKDLLKQRLTVIVEDNGQPSRSATVIVNVAVADSFPEVLSEFTDFPHDKDYNDNLTFYLVLALAVVSFLFITCLVVIISVKIYRWRQSRILYHSSLPVIPYFPPRYSDTLGTGTLPHTYNYEVCRTTDSRKSDCKFGRAGSQNVLIMDPSSTGTMQRLQSEKSILDEPDSPLEQKPPNNDWRFTQGQRPGPSGATGGPEVAMGTGPWPQPPTEAEQLQALMAAANVSEATATLGPGTMGLSTRYSPQFTLQHVPDYRQNVYIPGSTATLTSNPQQQQQQATAQQAAQQALPPPQASAQSEPPKAVQTPASKKKSTKKEKK
- the LOC101169865 gene encoding protocadherin gamma-A11 isoform X15; protein product: MPTFFRREERQELLLFSVLFLPSVVGQVSYTVPEEMQTGSLIGNVAHDLGLDVKRLKSGNGRIYSGDSRNYVELNVDRGALLLKERIDREVLCGETTPCALHFQIVLDNPMEFYSVTVEIKDINDNAPTFEKNEIKFVISESAVVGAKFDLERAIDLDEGINHVQSYVLKPSDNFSLKLRSQADGSKNVEMVLQKALDRERNEFIPLVLTAVDGGEPQMSGTMQILITVLDVNDNAPVFTQPVYKATVAENALKDSVVVSVKAEDADHGLNGKIEYSFTNALDDVRRIFEVNEENGEIRLIGRLDYEKKKHFQINVRARDNGGLTDSCKVIVDVTDINDNEPAIKIMSKSTVISESASAGTVVTMINIQDPDSGDNGKVQCFINDNIPFILKLTSNNFFSLQTDSELDRETASEYNITVTCSDEGVPSLSSSVTLTLQISDVNDNAPVFEMSSYEAYIVENNTPGVSIFTVKATDADWKQNARVSYILEDSSVNGVPVSSYVSVSADSGVIHAVRSFDYEQIKDFRFCVKAQDGGSPPLSSNVTVKIQIQDQNDNPPQVLYPVQTAGSVVAEMVPRSADVGYLVTKVVAVDVDSGQNAWLSYKLQKATDRALFEVGSQNGEIRTVRQVTEKDLLKQRLTVIVEDNGQPSRSATVIVNVAVADSFPEVLSEFTDFPHDKDYNDNLTFYLVLALAVVSFLFITCLVVIISVKIYRWRQSRILYHSSLPVIPYFPPRYSDTLGTGTLPHTYNYEVCRTTDSRKSDCKFGRAGSQNVLIMDPSSTGTMQRLQSEKSILDEPDSPLEQKPPNNDWRFTQGQRPGPSGPHMPYGTHIRWTPKNGTRATGGPEVAMGTGPWPQPPTEAEQLQALMAAANEVSEATATLGPGTMGLSTRYSPQFTLQHVPDYRQNVYIPGSTATLTSNPQQQQQQATAQQAAQQALPPPQASAQSEPPKAVQTPASKKKSTKKEKK
- the LOC101169865 gene encoding protocadherin gamma-A10 isoform X20, which produces MKGHGLLFFFVLSFSSVLGQLSYTIPEEMPKGSVIGNVAKDFGIDVKRIKSGNARVFTRDSDEYVELNKERGVLVIKNKIDREALCVQTTPCALHFQIILENPMEFYSVTVEITDINDNPPSFEKKEIKFKIHESTVRGANFILDRAVDLDVGVNCLLSYKLEPTENFLVRFNDQSDGTKNLEMVLEKPLDREKYEQLSLVLTAVDGGEPQMTGTMLITIYVLDANDNAPVFLQPIYKAAIKENSPAGTVVTTVTATDSDEGSNGKIAYSFSSVLDNARGLFEINSDSGEIRLTGNVDYERARSFQINMRASDDGGLADSCKVLIDVIDMNDNKPNIHIMSKSNIISENAKLGTVVTMINVEDADSEENGKIQCAINNDIPFVMKSSTGDFYSLMTDSELDRETASQYNITVTCSDEGVPSLSSSVTLTLQISDVNDNAPVFERSSYEAYIVENNTPGVSIFTVKATDADWKQNARVSYILEDSSVNGVPVSSYVSVSADSGVIHAVRSFDYEQIKDFRFCVKAQDGGSPPLSSNVTVKIQIQDQNDNPPQVLYPVQTAGSVVAEMVPRSADVGYLVTKVVAVDVDSGQNAWLSYKLQKATDRALFEVGSQNGEIRTVRQVTEKDLLKQRLTVIVEDNGQPSRSATVIVNVAVADSFPEVLSEFTDFPHDKDYNDNLTFYLVLALAVVSFLFITCLVVIISVKIYRWRQSRILYHSSLPVIPYYPPRYSDTLGTGTLPHTYNYEVCRTTDSRKSDCKFGRAGSQNVLIMDPSSTGTMQRLQSEKSILDEPDSPLEQKPPNNDWRFTQGQRPGPSGATGGPEVAMGTGPWPQPPTEAEQLQALMAAANEVSEATATLGPGTMGLSTRYSPQFTLQHVPDYRQNVYIPGSTATLTSNPQQQQQQATAQQAAQQALPPPQASAQSEPPKAVQTPASKKKSTKKEKK
- the LOC101169865 gene encoding protocadherin gamma-A10 isoform X16 — protein: MKGHGLLFFFVLSFSSVLGQLSYTIPEEMPKGSVIGNVAKDFGIDVKRIKSGNARVFTRDSDEYVELNKERGVLVIKNKIDREALCVQTTPCALHFQIILENPMEFYSVTVEITDINDNPPSFEKKEIKFKIHESTVRGANFILDRAVDLDVGVNCLLSYKLEPTENFLVRFNDQSDGTKNLEMVLEKPLDREKYEQLSLVLTAVDGGEPQMTGTMLITIYVLDANDNAPVFLQPIYKAAIKENSPAGTVVTTVTATDSDEGSNGKIAYSFSSVLDNARGLFEINSDSGEIRLTGNVDYERARSFQINMRASDDGGLADSCKVLIDVIDMNDNKPNIHIMSKSNIISENAKLGTVVTMINVEDADSEENGKIQCAINNDIPFVMKSSTGDFYSLMTDSELDRETASQYNITVTCSDEGVPSLSSSVTLTLQISDVNDNAPVFERSSYEAYIVENNTPGVSIFTVKATDADWKQNARVSYILEDSSVNGVPVSSYVSVSADSGVIHAVRSFDYEQIKDFRFCVKAQDGGSPPLSSNVTVKIQIQDQNDNPPQVLYPVQTAGSVVAEMVPRSADVGYLVTKVVAVDVDSGQNAWLSYKLQKATDRALFEVGSQNGEIRTVRQVTEKDLLKQRLTVIVEDNGQPSRSATVIVNVAVADSFPEVLSEFTDFPHDKDYNDNLTFYLVLALAVVSFLFITCLVVIISVKIYRWRQSRILYHSSLPVIPYYPPRYSDTLGTGTLPHTYNYEVCRTTDSRKSDCKFGRAGSQNVLIMDPSSTGTMQRLQSEKSILDEPDSPLEQKPPNNDWRFTQGQRPGPSGPHMPYGTHIRWTPKNGTRATGGPEVAMGTGPWPQPPTEAEQLQALMAAANEVSEATATLGPGTMGLSTRYSPQFTLQHVPDYRQNVYIPGSTATLTSNPQQQQQQATAQQAAQQALPPPQASAQSEPPKAVQTPASKKKSTKKEKK
- the LOC101169865 gene encoding protocadherin gamma-A11 isoform X18, with the translated sequence MPTFFRREERQELLLFSVLFLPSVVGQVSYTVPEEMQTGSLIGNVAHDLGLDVKRLKSGNGRIYSGDSRNYVELNVDRGALLLKERIDREVLCGETTPCALHFQIVLDNPMEFYSVTVEIKDINDNAPTFEKNEIKFVISESAVVGAKFDLERAIDLDEGINHVQSYVLKPSDNFSLKLRSQADGSKNVEMVLQKALDRERNEFIPLVLTAVDGGEPQMSGTMQILITVLDVNDNAPVFTQPVYKATVAENALKDSVVVSVKAEDADHGLNGKIEYSFTNALDDVRRIFEVNEENGEIRLIGRLDYEKKKHFQINVRARDNGGLTDSCKVIVDVTDINDNEPAIKIMSKSTVISESASAGTVVTMINIQDPDSGDNGKVQCFINDNIPFILKLTSNNFFSLQTDSELDRETASEYNITVTCSDEGVPSLSSSVTLTLQISDVNDNAPVFEMSSYEAYIVENNTPGVSIFTVKATDADWKQNARVSYILEDSSVNGVPVSSYVSVSADSGVIHAVRSFDYEQIKDFRFCVKAQDGGSPPLSSNVTVKIQIQDQNDNPPQVLYPVQTAGSVVAEMVPRSADVGYLVTKVVAVDVDSGQNAWLSYKLQKATDRALFEVGSQNGEIRTVRQVTEKDLLKQRLTVIVEDNGQPSRSATVIVNVAVADSFPEVLSEFTDFPHDKDYNDNLTFYLVLALAVVSFLFITCLVVIISVKIYRWRQSRILYHSSLPVIPYFPPRYSDTLGTGTLPHTYNYEVCRTTDSRKSDCKFGRAGSQNVLIMDPSSTGTMQRLQSEKSILDEPDSPLEQKPPNNDWRFTQGQRPGPSGATGGPEVAMGTGPWPQPPTEAEQLQALMAAANEVSEATATLGPGTMGLSTRYSPQFTLQHVPDYRQNVYIPGSTATLTSNPQQQQQQATAQQAAQQALPPPQASAQSEPPKAVQTPASKKKSTKKEKK